A portion of the Thermotoga sp. SG1 genome contains these proteins:
- a CDS encoding lysylphosphatidylglycerol synthase transmembrane domain-containing protein → MRRNVLLPVIIGVGAVVLVVSLAGSGRVWKDLRHLDLEFILLLFLNFLVVITIDALRTCILLEKISFKTCLSNSLWGFYASTITPFAAGGQPFQIYHLVKSGVPFEKAASVIAVRFFSSFSFTVVSGFFFFLLYLDTFRSLGILGDLFFIGIVLAFAFYVFIMFLSFSRRFLEKFFLSRFVMKIIVFFSKKSKEEVEGLIRERILSYISTMKKLWRSSRTKTLITIALSGAMITAIHTSTYLSMKAVNPSIEVSLFQIITIQLALSLVVYFVPTPGASGAVEIVYYVVYSNLIRKTDAVTSLLIWRFFNYYLFIILGIILGIGGLTKKPEEKSSG, encoded by the coding sequence ATGAGGCGGAACGTTCTTCTTCCAGTGATCATAGGAGTAGGTGCGGTCGTTCTTGTGGTGTCTCTTGCAGGCAGTGGAAGAGTATGGAAGGATTTGAGGCATCTGGATCTTGAGTTCATTCTTTTGCTTTTTCTGAATTTTCTTGTGGTGATCACCATCGATGCTCTGAGGACTTGCATTCTTCTTGAAAAGATATCCTTCAAAACGTGTCTTTCAAATTCGTTGTGGGGATTCTATGCCAGTACTATAACTCCATTTGCGGCCGGAGGCCAGCCCTTTCAGATCTACCACCTTGTGAAATCCGGTGTTCCTTTCGAGAAAGCGGCTTCGGTGATAGCGGTGAGATTTTTCTCATCGTTTTCCTTTACAGTTGTGTCCGGTTTTTTCTTCTTCCTTCTCTATCTTGATACATTTCGTTCTCTGGGAATCCTGGGAGATCTCTTCTTCATTGGAATCGTTCTTGCTTTCGCTTTTTATGTTTTCATAATGTTTCTTTCCTTCAGCAGAAGGTTTCTTGAAAAGTTTTTTCTGTCCAGATTTGTCATGAAGATCATTGTGTTCTTCTCCAAGAAGAGTAAGGAAGAGGTGGAAGGTCTTATAAGAGAAAGGATCCTGAGCTACATATCTACCATGAAAAAACTTTGGAGGTCCTCCAGAACAAAAACCCTCATCACGATAGCTCTTTCTGGAGCGATGATTACAGCAATCCACACAAGTACGTATCTTTCGATGAAAGCTGTGAATCCATCAATAGAGGTGTCCCTTTTTCAGATAATCACGATTCAACTTGCTTTGAGCCTGGTTGTTTATTTTGTTCCCACACCCGGTGCAAGTGGTGCTGTGGAGATTGTTTACTATGTTGTCTATTCGAACCTCATCAGAAAAACGGATGCAGTCACATCACTCCTCATCTGGAGGTTCTTCAACTACTACCTGTTCATCATCCTGGGAATCATCCTTGGAATTGGCGGGTTAACAAAAAAACCGGAGGAAAAATCCTCCGGCTGA
- a CDS encoding ATP-dependent Clp protease ATP-binding subunit, producing the protein MFNLEEYTEKAQKVIMSIQDIMTRYRQNQLSSEHILLAILEEGNNVGVELLKEMNVDINRLKDEVEMFIGKYGVRVPEGTSVSQIFITPDARHVIEKAREEARRMGDSKIGTEHLLLGMVLSPDSTAFRILSRYGVTPERVYEAIRKIRATGRTDEAENIEALARFTVDLTLLAREKKLMPVVDREKEIRRVIQILSRRTKNNPVLIGDPGVGKTAVVEGLAQRIVEGKVPLFLRNVRVLKLDMGRLVAGTRFRGDFEERLKRLLDELKRKKGEVILFIDEVHTVVGAGAAEGALDAANIMKPELTTGEIQIIGATTVEEYRKYIEKDRALERRFQPVLVEEPTVEQTMEILKGLRKVFEDHHKVKITDDALEAAAKLSARYITNRFLPDKAVDLIDEAASYVRLESSYPSEEILKLEERMRELEDKINDAVVKGEYEEAARLKVELQKLKEEYEEARKSQEKIEPVVNEDVVAKIVEQWTGIPVSRIMESEKDKLLKLEELIHQRLVDQEEAVKIVARTIRRARVGIKNPRRPIGVFLFLGPTGVGKTELARTLADVLFGSEDAMIRLDMSEYMEKHSVARLIGAPPGYVGYEEGGQLTEAVRRRPYSVILLDEIEKAHPDVFNILLQVFEDGRLTDGKGNTVDFRNTIVIMTSNIGSEKILESQENVRFEIEKELRNTFKPEFLNRIDAIVYFKPLTMDEVKKIVEIMVKQLEDILKDKRITLELTERAKEYLAEAGYVPSLGARPLRRIIELELESMIADKILEGEIKEGDHIVVDADEYGLKIERR; encoded by the coding sequence ATGTTCAATCTAGAAGAGTACACAGAAAAAGCCCAGAAAGTAATAATGAGTATTCAGGATATAATGACAAGGTACAGACAGAATCAGCTTTCCAGTGAGCACATACTACTTGCGATCCTTGAAGAAGGAAACAACGTTGGTGTAGAACTTCTGAAAGAAATGAACGTGGACATAAACAGACTGAAAGACGAGGTGGAAATGTTCATAGGAAAATACGGTGTCAGAGTTCCAGAAGGAACGTCCGTATCCCAGATCTTCATAACACCGGACGCAAGACACGTGATAGAAAAGGCACGCGAGGAAGCAAGGAGAATGGGGGACTCGAAGATAGGAACCGAACACCTTCTTCTCGGGATGGTCCTCTCTCCAGATTCCACTGCGTTTCGTATCCTTTCAAGGTACGGTGTGACACCGGAGAGGGTGTACGAGGCGATAAGAAAGATAAGGGCAACCGGAAGAACGGACGAGGCAGAGAACATCGAGGCACTGGCACGCTTCACCGTGGATCTCACTCTGCTTGCCCGCGAGAAAAAACTCATGCCTGTTGTGGACCGTGAAAAAGAAATCAGAAGGGTGATACAGATACTCTCGCGCCGCACCAAGAACAATCCCGTTCTGATAGGAGATCCCGGTGTTGGAAAAACGGCCGTTGTTGAGGGACTTGCCCAGAGGATCGTTGAAGGAAAAGTACCCCTGTTTCTGAGAAACGTGAGGGTCCTCAAACTCGACATGGGAAGACTAGTTGCTGGAACACGGTTTAGAGGAGACTTCGAAGAGAGACTGAAACGCCTTCTCGATGAACTGAAAAGAAAGAAAGGAGAAGTCATTCTCTTCATAGACGAGGTGCACACGGTGGTGGGAGCAGGAGCTGCCGAAGGTGCATTAGACGCTGCAAACATCATGAAGCCTGAGCTCACAACGGGAGAGATCCAGATAATAGGTGCCACCACCGTTGAGGAATACAGAAAATACATCGAAAAGGACAGGGCACTCGAGAGGAGATTCCAGCCAGTCTTGGTTGAAGAACCCACCGTTGAACAAACAATGGAAATCTTGAAAGGACTTAGAAAGGTCTTCGAAGATCATCACAAGGTGAAAATAACGGATGATGCTCTTGAGGCTGCCGCAAAACTCTCCGCTCGCTACATAACCAACAGGTTCCTCCCGGACAAAGCGGTCGACCTGATCGATGAAGCAGCTTCTTACGTGAGGCTGGAGTCTTCGTATCCATCTGAAGAGATTTTGAAATTGGAAGAGAGAATGAGAGAGCTTGAAGACAAGATAAACGATGCCGTGGTGAAAGGAGAATACGAGGAAGCTGCAAGGTTGAAAGTGGAGCTTCAAAAGCTGAAGGAAGAGTATGAAGAGGCACGGAAAAGCCAAGAGAAGATAGAGCCTGTGGTCAACGAAGACGTTGTAGCGAAGATCGTGGAACAGTGGACGGGAATTCCCGTGTCCCGTATCATGGAATCTGAAAAAGACAAGCTGCTCAAACTGGAAGAGCTGATCCATCAACGTTTGGTGGATCAGGAAGAAGCGGTGAAGATAGTTGCACGTACTATCAGACGGGCTAGGGTGGGTATCAAAAATCCAAGAAGACCGATCGGAGTCTTCCTGTTTCTGGGACCAACCGGTGTTGGAAAAACGGAGCTTGCAAGAACTCTCGCCGATGTGCTATTTGGAAGTGAAGATGCAATGATAAGACTCGATATGAGCGAATATATGGAGAAACACTCCGTCGCAAGGCTCATAGGAGCCCCTCCAGGATACGTAGGCTACGAAGAAGGAGGCCAGCTCACAGAAGCCGTCAGAAGAAGACCCTACAGTGTGATACTGCTCGATGAGATAGAGAAGGCCCATCCTGATGTCTTCAACATACTGCTTCAGGTTTTTGAGGACGGACGCCTGACTGACGGAAAGGGTAACACGGTTGATTTCAGAAACACGATCGTCATCATGACGAGCAACATTGGAAGCGAAAAGATCCTGGAATCCCAAGAAAACGTTCGGTTCGAGATAGAAAAGGAACTTCGAAATACCTTTAAACCAGAATTTTTGAACAGAATAGATGCGATCGTCTACTTCAAACCTCTGACGATGGATGAGGTGAAGAAGATCGTCGAAATCATGGTAAAACAGCTCGAAGATATACTGAAAGACAAAAGAATCACCCTTGAACTCACCGAAAGGGCAAAAGAGTATCTAGCTGAAGCAGGGTACGTCCCTTCACTCGGTGCAAGGCCACTCAGAAGGATCATCGAACTCGAACTGGAATCCATGATTGCCGATAAGATACTGGAGGGTGAAATTAAAGAAGGGGACCACATCGTTGTCGATGCAGATGAGTACGGTTTGAAGATCGAGAGGAGGTGA
- a CDS encoding DUF1844 domain-containing protein, protein MEEKKEKLSMKDLILLFFSTISARCWARLGLTEDEYGDFYQDLGEARLGIDTLDAIFNKIKDLVDEQTCREMEGVIATLKLNYFHQYQKSKKKETENV, encoded by the coding sequence ATGGAGGAAAAGAAGGAAAAACTCTCCATGAAGGATCTTATCCTCCTCTTCTTCAGCACCATAAGTGCAAGGTGCTGGGCAAGACTGGGCCTCACGGAGGACGAGTACGGAGACTTCTACCAGGACCTCGGTGAAGCCCGACTGGGTATAGACACACTGGACGCGATTTTCAACAAGATCAAAGACCTGGTAGACGAGCAGACATGTCGTGAAATGGAGGGAGTGATCGCAACACTGAAGCTCAACTACTTCCATCAGTACCAGAAGAGCAAGAAAAAGGAGACAGAAAACGTATGA
- the ispD gene encoding 2-C-methyl-D-erythritol 4-phosphate cytidylyltransferase — protein MNIAVLLAAGKGERLGEKIPKQFIEIEGKMLFEYPLKTLLDSDVIDAVVIVVSKDWVVYVSEKARHEKILGIVEGGNTRSQSVRNALKFLENIKPSYVLIHDAARPFLRRKHIEEVLKKAQETGAATLALKNSDTLIRLDDSRIEYVPREGIYRVQTPQAFSYDLLKKAHSEEKEWADDTEPVHRLGVKISVVEGDLFCFKVTFKSDLELARLIAKEWERIA, from the coding sequence ATGAACATTGCGGTACTGCTTGCTGCTGGAAAAGGAGAAAGACTCGGAGAAAAGATCCCCAAACAGTTTATTGAAATAGAAGGAAAAATGCTATTCGAATACCCTCTCAAAACACTCTTAGACAGCGATGTCATCGACGCTGTTGTGATCGTGGTGTCAAAAGACTGGGTAGTCTATGTGTCAGAGAAAGCAAGGCACGAAAAGATCCTTGGGATCGTAGAAGGTGGAAACACCCGAAGCCAGAGTGTGAGAAATGCCCTCAAATTCCTTGAAAACATCAAACCATCGTACGTACTCATACACGATGCAGCACGTCCTTTTCTGAGGAGAAAGCACATCGAAGAGGTCTTGAAAAAGGCACAGGAAACAGGGGCAGCCACTCTTGCTCTGAAAAACTCAGACACACTCATAAGACTCGATGATTCGCGAATAGAGTACGTTCCAAGAGAGGGCATCTATAGAGTTCAAACGCCCCAGGCTTTCTCGTACGACCTTCTGAAGAAAGCCCACAGTGAGGAAAAAGAGTGGGCTGACGACACAGAACCCGTTCACAGACTCGGAGTGAAGATATCCGTTGTCGAAGGAGATCTTTTCTGCTTCAAGGTGACCTTCAAAAGTGATCTCGAACTTGCAAGACTCATTGCAAAGGAATGGGAGAGGATAGCATGA
- the hslO gene encoding Hsp33 family molecular chaperone HslO, whose amino-acid sequence MIYYGTMFDHKVRFSIVRMKEVVEEARRRHNLSYLATVVLGRALIGAALVTPWLSEKDRWTLIMEGDGPIKRVVAQSTSEFTVRGYVANPSVELPLNEKGKFDVSGAIGKGILRVVRDLGLKTPFVSQVPIVSGEIAEDLAYYFTVSEQIPSAFSLGVLMDSKGVKIAGGFAVQILDRSLEKEKVDMLENNIKNLPYVTKLFQETEPLDVLEKIFGEKVGFVETAEIKYRCDCNREKAKSALLVLAEKELEDMKKEGKGEVICKWCSTKYTFSEEELSELLKLKKNSASS is encoded by the coding sequence ATGATCTACTACGGCACCATGTTCGATCACAAGGTGAGATTCTCCATTGTTCGAATGAAAGAAGTAGTGGAAGAAGCCCGAAGACGCCACAATCTTTCTTATCTTGCAACGGTGGTGCTCGGGAGGGCACTCATCGGTGCAGCACTGGTAACACCGTGGCTTTCAGAAAAAGATCGGTGGACACTGATTATGGAGGGAGACGGTCCCATAAAGAGGGTGGTTGCACAATCGACGAGTGAATTCACCGTCAGAGGGTACGTTGCAAATCCCAGTGTGGAGCTTCCTTTGAACGAAAAGGGAAAATTCGATGTCTCAGGTGCCATCGGGAAAGGTATCCTCAGAGTCGTAAGAGACCTCGGTTTGAAAACACCTTTCGTTTCTCAGGTACCAATTGTCAGCGGAGAGATTGCAGAGGATCTTGCCTACTACTTCACCGTTTCTGAGCAAATCCCGTCTGCCTTTTCCCTCGGTGTTCTCATGGATTCAAAGGGCGTGAAAATAGCGGGAGGATTTGCCGTCCAAATTCTGGATAGATCCCTTGAAAAGGAAAAAGTGGATATGCTAGAAAACAACATAAAGAACCTTCCTTACGTCACAAAACTTTTTCAGGAGACAGAACCACTGGACGTTCTAGAGAAAATCTTCGGAGAAAAGGTGGGATTCGTCGAAACCGCGGAGATAAAGTACAGATGCGATTGCAACCGGGAAAAAGCAAAATCCGCACTCCTTGTACTGGCCGAAAAGGAACTGGAAGATATGAAAAAAGAAGGAAAAGGAGAAGTGATCTGCAAGTGGTGCAGCACGAAGTACACCTTTTCTGAAGAAGAATTAAGCGAACTCCTCAAGCTCAAGAAAAACAGCGCGAGTTCCTGA
- the alaS gene encoding alanine--tRNA ligase yields the protein MRYMTSEEIREAFLRFFEKKGHKILPSASLIPDDPQLLFTVAGMVPFKPIFWGKVEPVYTRVATCQKCLRTVDIENVGKTPRHHTFFEMLGNFSFGDYFKEEAIEWAWEFLTQVLGVPEEKLWVSVYEEDEEAFRIWNEKIGLPEKKILRFGKEDNFWGPAGPTGPCGPDTEIFYDTGYSKGCPEGEECTPANSEGRFVEIWNLVFTEYYQDEEGKLHPLPRKNIDTGAGLERFCAMMQGVYSNFDTDLFQPIIKAIEELTGVSYKTDEEKDISIRVIADHIRAITFLISEGVFPSNEGRGYVLRRIIRRAMRHGILLGMNEPFLYRVVDAVVEKMGKVYPEIIRGKDMVKEVLSSEENRFLKTLEQGMRIFDELVEKKGKIDSQDAFRLYDTYGLPLELTLEIAKEKGVEIDVKDFDRYMKEQQRKSREAMGKVEFARRYEYLESLPEGFKTEFTGYERLEDEAETVLITKENRPLEEAKEKDTVEVVFSRTPFYAEKGGQVSDVGMVEWESGEGRVEYVFEALEGVVVHRIKVLKGVLRKGQKVFLKVDRKRREDTMRNHTATHLLHAALRKVLGEHVRQAGSLVAPERLRFDFTHYRALSAEEIKKVEDMVNEWIMQAIPVEVRYTSYEEAVRSGVIALFTEKYGDVVRVVEVPGVSRELCGGTHVKNTGQIGLFKIVSEESVSSGVRRVEAVTGFHSLELIRRYEDVMMRLKELLGAGENEIVSRVESLKEKVRELERRLSQGRVSEERISEKKLDDGVRLFYGVFEGVEPKHLGGIADNVLNREKSGVVILFSRFGNKVSFVVKVSNDLIGKYDASSIAKSIAKELDGSGGGRKNFAQAGGRRPERLNEVLNRLEEFLG from the coding sequence ATGAGGTACATGACTTCCGAAGAGATAAGGGAAGCCTTTTTGAGATTCTTCGAAAAGAAAGGTCACAAGATACTTCCGAGTGCCTCTCTCATACCGGACGATCCCCAGCTTCTCTTCACAGTGGCCGGGATGGTTCCTTTCAAGCCAATTTTCTGGGGAAAGGTGGAACCCGTTTACACAAGGGTTGCAACCTGTCAAAAGTGTTTGAGAACGGTTGACATAGAAAACGTGGGAAAGACACCCAGACACCACACCTTCTTCGAGATGCTCGGGAACTTCTCTTTCGGAGACTACTTCAAAGAGGAGGCCATAGAATGGGCCTGGGAGTTTCTCACACAGGTTCTCGGTGTACCCGAGGAAAAACTCTGGGTTTCCGTTTATGAAGAAGATGAAGAGGCTTTCAGGATATGGAACGAAAAGATCGGACTTCCCGAAAAAAAGATCCTGAGATTTGGAAAGGAGGACAATTTCTGGGGGCCGGCGGGTCCGACGGGCCCGTGTGGGCCGGACACCGAGATCTTCTACGACACCGGGTACTCAAAAGGATGCCCGGAGGGGGAAGAGTGCACACCCGCAAACTCCGAGGGGCGCTTTGTGGAAATATGGAACCTTGTCTTCACAGAGTACTATCAGGACGAAGAAGGAAAGCTACATCCACTTCCCAGGAAAAACATAGACACCGGTGCCGGACTTGAAAGGTTCTGCGCGATGATGCAGGGAGTCTACAGCAACTTCGACACAGATCTGTTCCAGCCGATAATAAAGGCGATAGAGGAACTGACAGGTGTATCCTACAAGACGGATGAAGAAAAAGACATCTCCATCAGAGTTATAGCAGATCACATCAGAGCCATCACCTTCCTCATCAGTGAGGGGGTCTTTCCTTCCAATGAAGGAAGGGGTTATGTTCTTCGAAGGATCATAAGACGGGCGATGAGACACGGGATACTCCTTGGTATGAACGAACCGTTCCTCTACAGGGTGGTTGATGCCGTTGTGGAAAAGATGGGTAAGGTTTATCCGGAGATCATACGTGGGAAGGATATGGTGAAAGAGGTGCTTTCTTCAGAGGAAAACAGGTTCTTGAAGACACTGGAGCAGGGTATGAGGATCTTCGATGAGCTGGTGGAAAAGAAGGGAAAAATAGACTCACAGGATGCGTTCAGACTCTACGACACCTACGGACTTCCTCTTGAACTCACACTGGAGATCGCAAAGGAAAAAGGCGTGGAGATCGACGTGAAGGACTTCGATAGATACATGAAAGAGCAACAAAGAAAATCCAGGGAGGCCATGGGAAAGGTAGAATTTGCAAGAAGATACGAGTACCTGGAAAGCCTTCCGGAAGGTTTCAAAACGGAGTTCACCGGGTACGAACGCCTCGAAGACGAAGCAGAAACGGTTCTCATAACAAAGGAAAACAGACCGCTGGAAGAGGCAAAAGAGAAAGACACGGTGGAGGTGGTCTTTTCCAGAACACCCTTCTACGCAGAAAAGGGTGGACAGGTCTCTGACGTGGGCATGGTGGAATGGGAAAGTGGAGAAGGAAGGGTTGAATACGTCTTTGAAGCCCTGGAAGGAGTAGTTGTGCACAGAATCAAGGTGTTGAAGGGGGTTCTTCGAAAAGGTCAGAAGGTCTTTTTGAAGGTGGATAGGAAAAGAAGAGAAGATACAATGAGAAACCATACTGCTACGCACTTGCTCCACGCTGCCCTGAGGAAGGTGCTTGGAGAGCATGTGAGGCAAGCAGGGTCACTCGTTGCTCCTGAACGATTGAGGTTTGATTTTACCCATTACAGGGCACTCTCTGCGGAGGAGATAAAGAAGGTAGAAGACATGGTGAACGAGTGGATCATGCAGGCAATTCCCGTTGAGGTGAGATACACAAGTTACGAAGAAGCCGTCAGATCAGGTGTCATAGCGCTCTTTACGGAAAAATACGGTGATGTTGTCAGGGTGGTGGAGGTCCCGGGCGTGAGCAGGGAACTCTGTGGAGGAACCCACGTGAAGAACACGGGACAGATAGGTCTCTTCAAGATAGTGTCGGAAGAATCTGTTTCTTCCGGTGTGAGAAGAGTGGAGGCGGTAACAGGTTTTCATTCCTTGGAGTTGATCAGAAGATACGAAGATGTGATGATGAGGTTGAAGGAACTTCTCGGTGCCGGCGAGAACGAAATAGTGAGTAGAGTGGAAAGTCTTAAAGAGAAAGTCAGAGAACTGGAAAGAAGACTTTCTCAGGGAAGGGTTTCCGAAGAGAGAATCTCCGAGAAGAAGCTGGACGATGGAGTAAGGCTTTTCTATGGTGTTTTTGAAGGAGTAGAGCCGAAGCACCTTGGAGGAATAGCCGACAACGTGTTGAACAGGGAAAAAAGTGGTGTAGTGATTCTGTTCAGCCGTTTTGGAAACAAAGTGTCTTTTGTGGTGAAGGTTTCAAACGATCTTATAGGAAAATACGATGCCTCTTCAATAGCCAAAAGTATTGCAAAAGAACTCGATGGAAGCGGAGGAGGTAGAAAGAACTTTGCCCAGGCAGGAGGGAGACGACCTGAGAGGTTGAACGAAGTTTTGAATCGCCTGGAAGAGTTTCTGGGGTGA
- the cdsA gene encoding phosphatidate cytidylyltransferase: MDDLKTRVITASVVAPFVVLCFVSYESLVGLVSAIVILAGYELITLELKERDARFFYVILLAVYPVLYGVVFKEPVQPFSLVFIVGVVFSLATDKDPSQVFRTVSVFSIALVYVSFFLSFFLPIYSEFGAANALLVLTSTWVFDSFAYFTGLKFGKTRISPHYSPRKSLEGVIGGFLGVLIYTFLYRLIVSNILSVNVIDYRTFLPFAGVVAVMDTFGDIFESALKRHYGVKDSGKTLPGHGGMLDRIDGLLFVAPVSYIVFKIFEGVVR, encoded by the coding sequence ATGGATGATCTGAAAACCAGGGTAATAACGGCAAGTGTTGTGGCACCGTTTGTTGTCCTGTGTTTTGTGAGTTATGAAAGTCTTGTAGGACTTGTTTCTGCCATCGTGATTCTTGCAGGTTATGAACTGATCACCCTGGAGCTGAAAGAGCGTGATGCGAGGTTTTTCTACGTGATACTCCTTGCGGTCTATCCCGTTCTGTATGGAGTGGTTTTCAAAGAACCAGTTCAGCCATTTTCCCTTGTTTTCATAGTCGGAGTGGTGTTTTCTCTTGCAACCGACAAAGATCCATCTCAGGTGTTCAGAACAGTTTCAGTTTTTTCCATCGCACTGGTGTACGTCTCTTTCTTTTTGAGTTTCTTCTTGCCGATATATAGTGAGTTCGGTGCTGCCAACGCTCTTCTTGTTCTCACGTCCACCTGGGTGTTCGATTCTTTCGCTTATTTTACGGGTTTGAAATTCGGAAAAACCAGAATCTCTCCGCACTACAGTCCACGAAAGAGCCTGGAAGGGGTGATCGGTGGTTTCCTTGGTGTTCTGATATACACGTTCCTTTACCGGTTGATCGTCAGCAACATCCTTTCTGTGAACGTGATAGACTACAGAACCTTTCTTCCCTTTGCCGGAGTAGTGGCGGTCATGGATACCTTTGGAGACATATTCGAATCTGCTCTGAAAAGACACTACGGAGTGAAGGATTCAGGGAAAACCCTACCGGGTCATGGTGGTATGCTTGACAGGATAGATGGCCTTCTCTTTGTTGCGCCCGTCAGCTACATTGTATTCAAAATATTCGAAGGAGTGGTGAGATGA
- a CDS encoding isoprenyl transferase, translated as MRIPQHVAIIMDGNGRWAKKRGLPRIKGHERGARVLHNTVKWSLELGIKYLTAYSFSTENWKRPKEEVEFLMDLFVQMIDREMDLLRREKVRVRILGRKEGLPEGVLRKWNEVEEKTASFDRMTLVIAFNYGGRREILDAIERILSDVEKGKRIVLNEETFRDYLYLPDVPDPDLIIRTSGELRLSNFLIWQSAYSELYFTRKLWPDFTKRDFLRAIESYSRRERRFGGLGDG; from the coding sequence TTGAGAATTCCCCAGCACGTTGCGATCATAATGGATGGAAACGGTAGATGGGCAAAAAAAAGAGGGCTTCCCAGAATAAAAGGGCACGAACGTGGTGCCCGTGTGCTTCATAACACAGTGAAATGGTCTCTGGAACTTGGGATAAAGTATCTTACGGCGTATTCTTTCTCCACGGAGAACTGGAAGCGCCCTAAAGAGGAAGTGGAGTTTCTGATGGATCTGTTCGTTCAGATGATAGATCGTGAAATGGACCTTCTCAGAAGAGAGAAGGTAAGGGTGAGGATCCTCGGAAGAAAGGAAGGACTTCCAGAAGGTGTTTTGAGAAAGTGGAACGAGGTGGAAGAAAAGACGGCTTCTTTTGACCGTATGACGCTTGTGATAGCGTTCAATTACGGGGGAAGACGGGAAATTCTGGACGCGATTGAAAGGATTTTGAGTGATGTAGAGAAAGGAAAGAGGATCGTTCTCAACGAAGAGACGTTCAGGGATTATCTTTATCTGCCGGACGTTCCCGATCCAGATTTGATAATAAGAACATCGGGTGAGCTTCGTCTCAGCAATTTTCTGATCTGGCAATCCGCTTACTCTGAACTCTACTTCACCAGAAAACTTTGGCCGGATTTCACAAAAAGAGATTTTCTGAGGGCGATAGAGAGTTATTCCAGAAGGGAAAGACGGTTTGGGGGTCTGGGTGATGGATGA
- the frr gene encoding ribosome recycling factor, which translates to MVNPLIKEAKEKMKKTLEKIEDELKKMRTGKPSPAILEEIKVEYYGVPTPVNQLATISVSEERTLVIKPWDKSVLSLIEKAINASDLGLNPVNDGNVIRLVFPTPTTEQREKWVKKAKEIVEEGKIAIRNIRREIIKKIKDDQKEGNIPEDDARRLENEVQKLTDEFIEKLDEVFEIKKKEIMEF; encoded by the coding sequence ATGGTAAATCCGCTCATAAAAGAGGCAAAAGAAAAGATGAAAAAAACACTTGAAAAGATCGAAGACGAGTTGAAGAAGATGAGAACTGGGAAGCCTTCGCCTGCCATTCTAGAAGAGATCAAAGTCGAATACTACGGTGTTCCCACGCCTGTCAACCAGCTCGCTACGATATCCGTTTCGGAAGAAAGAACCCTCGTTATTAAACCCTGGGACAAGAGCGTTCTGTCCCTGATAGAAAAAGCCATAAACGCTTCAGATCTGGGTCTCAACCCCGTAAACGACGGGAACGTGATCAGGCTCGTATTCCCCACGCCAACCACAGAGCAGAGAGAAAAGTGGGTCAAGAAGGCAAAGGAGATAGTCGAGGAAGGAAAGATCGCCATCAGGAACATAAGAAGAGAGATAATTAAGAAGATCAAAGACGATCAGAAAGAGGGGAACATCCCTGAAGACGATGCGAGAAGACTCGAAAACGAGGTGCAGAAACTGACAGACGAGTTCATAGAGAAACTGGACGAGGTGTTTGAGATCAAGAAAAAGGAGATCATGGAATTTTGA